One window of Methanothermobacter thermautotrophicus genomic DNA carries:
- the comE gene encoding sulfopyruvate decarboxylase subunit beta: protein MLERIEAIERITGALKDELVVCNLGFPSRELYSIRDSPRHFYMLGSMGMASSIGLGLALSQERRVVVLDGDGSILMNLGGLVTAAAQSPENLIIVLLDNRCYATTGSQCTYADVIDLGAVAESMGFNVIRFTDELDFERALKMDGPVFAHVPVKPGNADVPVIDLDAEEIIERFIKEVQGATED from the coding sequence ATGCTTGAGAGAATTGAAGCCATAGAGAGAATCACTGGTGCCCTTAAGGATGAACTCGTGGTTTGCAACCTTGGGTTCCCATCAAGGGAGCTCTACAGTATCAGAGACTCACCTAGGCACTTCTACATGCTTGGATCCATGGGCATGGCATCCTCCATCGGACTTGGACTTGCGCTTTCACAGGAGCGCAGGGTGGTTGTGCTGGACGGTGATGGTTCAATCCTCATGAACCTCGGCGGACTTGTCACTGCAGCGGCACAGTCCCCTGAAAACCTCATCATAGTCCTCCTCGACAACAGGTGCTATGCAACCACCGGCTCACAGTGCACCTACGCCGATGTTATAGACCTGGGGGCCGTTGCAGAGTCCATGGGATTCAATGTGATCAGATTCACCGATGAACTGGACTTTGAAAGGGCGCTGAAAATGGATGGCCCTGTCTTCGCCCATGTCCCTGTGAAGCCAGGGAACGCTGATGTACCTGTCATCGATCTCGATGCAGAGGAGATAATAGAACGCTTCATTAAGGAGGTCCAGGGAGCCACTGAGGATTGA
- the comD gene encoding sulfopyruvate decarboxylase subunit alpha, whose protein sequence is MKVDSSEAVYAGMMDAGIDFTVSVPCVNLRAVLEMVDADPGIMHVPVTREEEGFGVAAGAHMAGRTTAILMQNSGLGNSVNVLASLYSLYHIPITMIVSHRGTEGEFMEAQVPMGRATEDILRILEIPFITPRSPDEARKSIVEFTETSIRMGKPVAVLLDVSYW, encoded by the coding sequence ATGAAAGTGGATAGTAGCGAAGCTGTTTACGCGGGTATGATGGATGCAGGGATAGATTTCACCGTTAGCGTCCCCTGCGTGAACCTAAGGGCAGTCCTTGAGATGGTGGATGCTGACCCCGGGATCATGCACGTACCGGTTACCCGTGAGGAGGAGGGCTTCGGTGTCGCAGCCGGGGCCCACATGGCTGGAAGGACAACCGCCATACTAATGCAGAACTCCGGGCTAGGTAACTCTGTGAACGTCCTGGCATCCCTTTACAGCCTCTACCATATCCCCATAACCATGATTGTAAGTCACAGGGGCACCGAGGGGGAGTTCATGGAGGCCCAGGTTCCCATGGGGAGGGCCACTGAGGATATACTGAGGATCCTTGAAATACCCTTCATAACCCCCAGAAGTCCCGATGAGGCCAGGAAGTCCATAGTGGAATTTACAGAGACATCCATAAGGATGGGTAAGCCTGTGGCGGTCCTGCTGGATGTATCCTACTGGTGA
- the comC gene encoding L-sulfolactate dehydrogenase — MRISPEEEIKIIKEILTAMNVPEESSDIVADVTVDADLKGFSSHGIGRFPQYVEGLRHGTIRADGDITIERETESTALINGNHIFGHVVAYRAMELAIEKARATGVGLVGVHDSNHFGVAGYYSDMAVMNDMIGVVIANTEPAVAPIGGGKPILGTNPLAIGIPSNRHYVSVDMATSASARGKLLEAARKGESIPENVALDAEGNPTTDPEMALKGSILPFGGHKGYALSFMIEILAGPLVGAAFGTAVRGTANPEEMCTKGDLMMAIDPSKMVNPDEFRAQVDELIDEVKSTGDVLIPGDIEAMNIKRRRAEGIELDEKLLERILGIAEELDLNLEIKEL, encoded by the coding sequence ATGAGGATAAGCCCTGAAGAGGAAATTAAAATCATAAAGGAAATACTCACTGCCATGAATGTTCCTGAGGAGAGCTCAGACATAGTTGCAGATGTAACAGTTGACGCTGACCTCAAGGGATTCAGCTCACATGGAATCGGGAGGTTCCCCCAGTACGTTGAGGGATTGAGGCACGGGACGATAAGGGCTGATGGTGACATAACCATTGAGCGGGAAACCGAATCAACGGCCCTCATAAATGGTAACCACATATTCGGACACGTTGTTGCCTACAGGGCCATGGAGCTTGCCATTGAGAAGGCCAGAGCTACAGGTGTTGGCCTTGTAGGTGTCCACGACTCCAACCATTTCGGGGTCGCCGGATACTACTCAGATATGGCTGTCATGAATGACATGATAGGTGTTGTTATAGCAAACACCGAACCCGCCGTCGCACCCATTGGGGGCGGGAAACCCATCCTTGGAACCAACCCCCTGGCCATAGGCATCCCATCAAACAGGCACTATGTCTCTGTGGACATGGCAACATCGGCCTCGGCCCGGGGAAAACTCCTTGAGGCCGCCAGGAAGGGTGAGAGTATACCTGAAAATGTTGCCCTGGATGCTGAGGGTAACCCCACCACAGACCCTGAGATGGCCCTTAAGGGCTCCATCCTACCCTTCGGTGGACATAAGGGATACGCCCTCTCCTTCATGATAGAGATACTTGCAGGGCCCCTGGTTGGGGCCGCCTTCGGAACAGCTGTCAGGGGGACAGCAAATCCTGAGGAGATGTGCACCAAGGGGGACCTCATGATGGCCATCGACCCCTCAAAGATGGTTAACCCCGATGAGTTCAGGGCCCAGGTTGATGAACTCATCGATGAGGTTAAATCAACCGGCGACGTCCTCATACCAGGTGACATCGAGGCCATGAACATAAAGAGAAGGCGTGCTGAGGGTATTGAACTGGATGAAAAGCTCCTTGAGAGGATTCTTGGAATAGCAGAAGAGCTTGATCTAAATCTTGAAATTAAGGAGCTATGA
- the purM gene encoding phosphoribosylformylglycinamidine cyclo-ligase: protein MVTYSESGVDIDLEELTVSSLTSRLSDTLKYCDVITGAGHFAALVRMGDTAIAMSTDGVGSKILVAEMMNRYDTVGIDCIAMVVNDILCVGARPAALVDYLAVEHPDPEVAGEIGKGLAMGAEMAKVAIIGGETASLPGIIRNLDLAATGIGFVDVERVITGEDVSPGDVVIGLESNGIHSNGLSLARRVFFDELELSPADEMPGSSTSVGEELLRPTRIYVEPIMGLIESDVDVHGLAHITGGGFGNLKRLRKDVGYRLDSLPEPQQIFSVIREAGVDIGEMYRVFNMGIGFCAVVAPDDMDEALSILGDGAHPIGEVTDRGSEVELEAYTGETIKL from the coding sequence ATGGTAACCTATTCAGAATCTGGAGTGGACATAGACCTGGAGGAGCTCACTGTTTCCAGCTTAACCTCCAGGTTGAGTGACACCCTTAAGTACTGTGACGTTATCACCGGGGCAGGGCACTTCGCGGCCCTGGTAAGAATGGGTGATACGGCCATAGCCATGAGCACCGATGGTGTGGGGAGCAAGATCCTTGTGGCGGAGATGATGAACCGTTACGATACTGTGGGTATAGACTGTATTGCAATGGTCGTCAATGACATCCTCTGTGTGGGTGCAAGACCGGCTGCACTTGTTGATTACCTTGCAGTCGAACACCCGGACCCCGAAGTGGCCGGGGAGATAGGGAAGGGACTTGCAATGGGCGCTGAAATGGCGAAGGTCGCCATAATAGGTGGTGAGACAGCATCCCTCCCCGGTATAATCCGGAACCTTGACCTTGCAGCCACCGGGATAGGATTTGTTGATGTGGAAAGGGTCATAACCGGTGAGGATGTTTCCCCCGGCGACGTTGTCATAGGCCTGGAGAGCAACGGGATACACAGCAATGGCCTCAGCCTCGCACGCAGGGTATTCTTTGATGAGCTTGAACTTTCACCTGCAGACGAGATGCCAGGATCCAGCACCAGCGTCGGTGAAGAACTCCTGAGGCCCACAAGGATCTACGTGGAGCCCATCATGGGACTGATTGAATCAGATGTTGATGTCCATGGCCTGGCCCACATAACCGGGGGAGGTTTTGGCAACCTCAAAAGACTTAGAAAGGATGTTGGCTACCGCCTCGATTCCCTGCCAGAACCACAGCAGATATTCAGTGTTATCCGCGAGGCAGGGGTTGACATAGGGGAGATGTACCGGGTATTCAACATGGGCATAGGTTTCTGTGCAGTTGTAGCCCCTGATGACATGGATGAGGCCCTCAGTATCCTTGGAGATGGAGCCCACCCCATAGGAGAGGTCACAGATAGGGGCTCAGAGGTTGAACTTGAAGCCTACACCGGTGAAACCATAAAGCTTTAG
- a CDS encoding beta-CASP ribonuclease aCPSF1: protein MVSEMLEEIKRTIMQRLPDRVQVAKVEFEGPEVVIYTKNPEIITENGNLIRDIAKDIRKRIIIRSDRSVLMDPEKAIRKIHEIVPEEAKITNISFDDVTCEVIIEARKPGLVIGKYGSTSREIVKNTGWAPKILRTPPISSEIIERIRRTLRKNSKERKKILQQLGNRIHQRPKYDNDWARLTAMGGFREVGRSCLYLQTPNSRVLLDCGVNVAGGDDKNSYPYLNVPEFTLDSLDAVIITHAHLDHSGFLPYLYHYGYDGPVYCTAPTRDLMTLLQLDHIDIAHREDEPLPFNVKHVKKSVKHTITLDYGEVTDIAPDIRLTLHNAGHILGSAMAHLHIGDGQHNMVYTGDFKYEQSRLLEAAANRFPRIETLVMESTYGGHEDVQPSRNRAEKELVKTIYSTLKRGGKILIPVFAVGRAQELMIVLEEYIRTGIIDEVPVYIDGMIWEANAIHTARPEYLSKDLRDQIFHMGHNPFISDIFHKVNGMDERKAIVEGEPSIILSTSGMLTGGNSLEYFKWLCEDPDNSLVFVGYQAEGSLGRRIQKGWKEIPLKDEDDKMRVYNVRMNIKTIEGFSGHSDRRQLMEYVKRISPKPEKILLCHGDNYKTLDLASSIYRTYRIETKTPLNLETVRIQ from the coding sequence ATGGTTTCAGAGATGCTTGAAGAAATCAAAAGGACAATAATGCAGAGACTTCCCGATAGGGTCCAGGTTGCGAAGGTGGAATTCGAGGGACCCGAGGTGGTAATCTACACAAAGAACCCCGAGATAATAACCGAGAACGGCAACCTCATAAGGGACATTGCAAAGGATATCCGGAAGAGGATAATTATAAGATCCGACAGGTCAGTCCTCATGGACCCTGAGAAGGCCATAAGGAAGATACATGAAATAGTGCCCGAGGAGGCCAAGATAACCAACATATCCTTTGATGATGTCACCTGTGAGGTAATAATTGAGGCCAGAAAGCCCGGGCTGGTGATAGGCAAGTACGGGTCAACGTCAAGGGAAATAGTCAAAAACACTGGATGGGCTCCCAAGATACTGAGAACACCACCAATATCATCTGAGATAATAGAAAGAATACGCAGAACACTTAGGAAGAATAGCAAGGAAAGAAAGAAGATTCTGCAGCAGCTTGGGAACCGTATACATCAGAGGCCAAAGTATGATAATGACTGGGCCAGGCTCACCGCCATGGGTGGTTTCAGGGAGGTTGGAAGATCCTGCCTCTACCTTCAGACACCCAACAGCAGGGTCCTCCTGGACTGTGGTGTCAACGTTGCAGGTGGAGATGATAAGAACTCCTACCCCTACCTCAATGTCCCTGAATTCACCCTTGACAGTCTTGACGCAGTCATAATCACCCATGCACACCTGGACCACTCAGGCTTCCTCCCCTACCTCTACCACTACGGCTACGATGGACCAGTGTACTGCACGGCACCAACAAGGGACCTCATGACACTCCTGCAGCTGGACCACATCGACATCGCCCACAGGGAGGACGAACCCCTACCATTCAATGTGAAGCACGTTAAGAAGAGCGTGAAGCACACAATAACCCTGGACTATGGTGAGGTGACAGACATAGCCCCTGATATAAGGCTGACACTCCACAACGCGGGTCACATCCTGGGGTCTGCCATGGCACACCTCCACATAGGGGATGGGCAGCACAACATGGTCTACACAGGGGACTTCAAGTATGAGCAGAGCAGGCTCCTGGAGGCTGCGGCAAACAGGTTCCCCAGGATTGAAACCCTTGTGATGGAGAGCACCTACGGGGGCCATGAGGATGTCCAGCCATCAAGGAACCGTGCAGAGAAGGAACTTGTTAAGACCATCTATTCAACCCTCAAGAGGGGGGGTAAGATACTCATACCGGTCTTCGCTGTTGGAAGGGCCCAGGAACTCATGATAGTCCTTGAGGAGTACATAAGGACTGGTATAATCGACGAGGTACCTGTCTACATTGATGGTATGATCTGGGAGGCCAATGCAATCCACACTGCAAGGCCAGAGTACCTCAGCAAGGACCTCAGGGATCAGATATTCCACATGGGTCACAACCCCTTCATCTCAGACATCTTCCACAAGGTTAACGGTATGGATGAGCGAAAGGCCATAGTTGAGGGCGAACCATCCATAATCCTTTCAACTTCAGGTATGCTGACTGGAGGTAACTCCCTGGAGTACTTCAAGTGGCTCTGTGAGGACCCGGACAATTCCCTGGTATTTGTGGGTTACCAGGCCGAGGGGTCCCTTGGTAGAAGGATACAGAAGGGGTGGAAGGAGATCCCCCTCAAGGATGAGGATGACAAGATGAGGGTCTACAATGTCAGGATGAACATAAAGACAATTGAGGGTTTCAGCGGTCACTCAGACAGGAGGCAGCTAATGGAATACGTCAAGAGGATATCACCGAAACCAGAGAAGATACTTCTATGCCACGGAGACAACTACAAGACACTGGACCTGGCATCAAGTATCTACAGGACATACAGGATAGAGACCAAGACTCCCCTGAACCTGGAAACCGTCAGGATACAGTGA
- the psmB gene encoding archaeal proteasome endopeptidase complex subunit beta gives MNDKNTLKGTTTVGITCKDGVVFATERRASMGNLIAHKATDKIFKIDEHIAATIAGSVADAQSLMKYLKAEAALYRMRNSEKISIEAAAALAANILHSSRFYPFIVQTLLGGVDENGAKIYSLDPSGGMIPDKFVSTGSGSPVAYGVLEDRYSDDIYVDEAVDVAIRAIKSAMERDTYSGNGILVATVTEEEGFRMLGEEEIQRRIENLN, from the coding sequence ATGAACGATAAAAACACGCTGAAAGGCACCACAACTGTTGGCATAACATGCAAGGATGGAGTTGTTTTTGCCACAGAGAGAAGGGCCAGTATGGGCAACCTCATAGCCCATAAGGCTACAGACAAGATTTTTAAAATAGATGAACACATAGCAGCAACCATAGCAGGTTCCGTGGCTGATGCCCAGAGCCTCATGAAGTACCTCAAGGCTGAGGCTGCACTTTACCGCATGAGGAACTCAGAGAAAATAAGCATAGAGGCCGCAGCTGCACTTGCAGCTAATATACTGCACTCATCACGTTTCTACCCATTCATAGTCCAGACACTCCTTGGAGGTGTTGACGAGAACGGTGCGAAGATCTACTCCCTTGATCCATCAGGAGGGATGATACCAGACAAGTTCGTCTCAACGGGTTCCGGTTCACCGGTTGCCTACGGTGTCCTTGAGGACAGATACAGCGATGATATATACGTGGACGAGGCTGTGGATGTGGCCATAAGGGCCATAAAATCCGCCATGGAGAGGGACACCTACTCAGGTAACGGAATCCTTGTGGCGACCGTTACAGAGGAGGAAGGCTTCAGGATGCTTGGTGAAGAGGAAATCCAGAGAAGGATTGAAAACCTCAACTGA